The proteins below come from a single Stutzerimonas stutzeri RCH2 genomic window:
- a CDS encoding OmpA family protein — MNLLKSVSLIFCMIVVAGCSSKSEKPSEVAAPVAAKVDYAWLDEYEPKLRDALVGTGFEVERRESVLVVTAPVDSSFNPDRPGMLLPVTLGPITRVAKLVEKDDKTAVVVLGHADSTGADEINRTISRERAGAVAAIFRLSGLKHDRLRIRGLGSDMPRAANDSKEGRALNRRVEMVLAPQTTMLALIAQYEQPAQPATQVAQAEVAK, encoded by the coding sequence ATGAACCTGCTGAAAAGCGTCTCACTGATCTTCTGCATGATCGTCGTAGCGGGCTGTAGCTCGAAAAGCGAAAAGCCCAGCGAAGTGGCCGCTCCGGTTGCCGCCAAGGTCGATTATGCCTGGCTCGACGAGTATGAGCCGAAACTGCGTGACGCTCTGGTGGGTACAGGTTTTGAGGTGGAGCGGCGCGAAAGTGTGCTGGTGGTTACCGCGCCGGTGGATTCATCGTTCAACCCTGACCGTCCTGGCATGCTTCTGCCGGTTACCCTGGGGCCAATCACTCGGGTAGCCAAGCTGGTAGAGAAGGACGACAAGACCGCAGTCGTCGTGCTCGGCCATGCTGACAGTACCGGCGCCGATGAAATCAATCGCACCATCAGCCGTGAGCGTGCTGGTGCGGTAGCGGCCATCTTCCGCCTGAGCGGGCTCAAGCACGACCGTCTGCGCATTCGCGGTCTGGGCTCCGACATGCCGCGTGCCGCGAATGACAGCAAGGAAGGTCGAGCGCTGAATCGTCGGGTTGAGATGGTTCTGGCGCCGCAAACAACGATGCTGGCGCTGATTGCCCAGTATGAGCAGCCCGCGCAGCCTGCAACCCAGGTGGCTCAAGCCGAGGTGGCAAAATAA
- a CDS encoding CopD family protein encodes MTPFALLYALHVLAATVWVGGMFFAWMVLRPAAVAMLQAPERLKLWADVFRRFFVWVWVTVLVLPVSGIGMWHMRFGALESAPRYVHIMTGLYLVMLALFLRIQLLQLPTLKRAVAGEQWPEGGAVLGQIRRLVGINLVLGLLVIALASARPLF; translated from the coding sequence ATGACGCCCTTCGCCTTGCTCTACGCACTACACGTACTTGCCGCGACGGTTTGGGTGGGCGGCATGTTCTTCGCCTGGATGGTGTTGCGTCCGGCAGCCGTGGCGATGTTGCAGGCTCCGGAGCGACTGAAGCTGTGGGCTGATGTATTCCGGCGTTTTTTCGTCTGGGTCTGGGTAACGGTGCTGGTTCTGCCGGTAAGCGGAATTGGCATGTGGCACATGCGTTTCGGTGCGCTGGAAAGTGCGCCGCGCTATGTACACATCATGACAGGGCTGTATCTGGTGATGCTGGCGCTATTCCTGCGAATCCAGTTGCTGCAGTTACCGACGCTCAAACGCGCCGTCGCTGGCGAACAATGGCCCGAAGGAGGCGCAGTGCTCGGCCAGATTCGCCGACTGGTCGGCATCAACCTGGTGCTGGGCCTGCTGGTGATAGCACTGGCCAGCGCAAGACCACTGTTTTAG
- a CDS encoding LysR family transcriptional regulator, translating into MHFTLRQIEVFAAVARQESVSRAAESLSLSQSATSTSLAELERQSGCQLFDRAGKRLCLNALGQQLLPQAVALLDQARAIEDLLNGKSGFGSLAVGATLTIGNYLATLLIGSFMQRHPECRVKLHVQNTANIVHQIAQHELDLGLIEGECQHPDLEVQPWIEDELVVFCAPQHPLAGRELVDLEELTSEAWILREKGSGTRLTFEQAVRHRPGKLNVRLELEHTEAIKRAVESGLGIGCISRLALRDAFRRGSLVPLATPELDLRRQFYFIWHSQKYQTAAMLEFVEQCRAMTSGVRRSDEINLPPIA; encoded by the coding sequence ATGCATTTCACGCTCCGTCAAATCGAAGTTTTCGCCGCCGTCGCCAGACAGGAAAGCGTGTCTCGCGCTGCCGAAAGCCTTTCCTTGTCGCAGTCGGCAACCAGCACATCGCTGGCCGAGCTGGAACGGCAGTCGGGCTGTCAACTGTTCGACCGGGCCGGCAAGCGGCTCTGCCTGAATGCACTCGGACAACAGCTGCTGCCGCAGGCCGTCGCCCTGCTCGATCAGGCACGCGCCATCGAGGATCTGCTGAATGGCAAGAGCGGCTTTGGCTCACTGGCGGTGGGTGCGACGCTGACCATCGGCAACTACCTTGCGACCCTGCTGATCGGCAGCTTCATGCAGCGCCATCCGGAGTGCCGGGTGAAACTGCACGTGCAGAACACGGCGAACATCGTGCACCAGATTGCGCAACACGAACTTGATCTGGGTTTGATCGAGGGCGAGTGTCAGCATCCGGATCTGGAGGTCCAGCCATGGATCGAGGACGAGCTGGTAGTGTTCTGTGCGCCCCAGCATCCGTTGGCCGGCCGAGAGCTGGTGGATCTGGAGGAGTTGACGTCCGAAGCCTGGATACTCCGGGAAAAAGGCTCGGGCACCCGCTTGACGTTCGAGCAGGCCGTGCGTCATCGACCGGGCAAACTGAATGTGCGACTGGAGCTGGAGCATACTGAAGCGATCAAACGCGCCGTGGAATCGGGGCTTGGTATCGGCTGCATCTCTCGGCTGGCTCTGCGCGACGCGTTCCGCCGCGGTAGCCTGGTCCCGCTGGCGACGCCAGAGCTGGACCTGCGACGCCAGTTCTACTTCATCTGGCACTCGCAGAAATACCAGACCGCAGCCATGCTCGAATTCGTCGAGCAGTGCCGCGCGATGACGTCAGGTGTCCGCCGCAGCGATGAGATCAACCTGCCGCCGATCGCCTGA
- a CDS encoding YchJ family protein translates to MSDQQQLDSNCPCGSGNAFNQCCGHYHAGTPAPSAELLMRSRYSAYVLGLVDYLQATTLPAQQAALDLEGIRRWSLDSTWLGLEVEDSVVLGGKPEHALVTFTARWHDQDGEHAHQERSAFVQCNGKWYFIDPTVPLKAGRNDPCPCGSGAKFKKCCAAYV, encoded by the coding sequence ATGAGCGATCAGCAACAACTCGACTCTAACTGCCCGTGCGGCAGCGGCAATGCGTTTAATCAATGCTGCGGCCACTATCATGCAGGCACCCCCGCGCCGAGCGCCGAGCTACTGATGCGCTCCCGTTACAGCGCCTATGTGCTGGGGCTGGTTGATTATCTGCAGGCAACCACGCTGCCGGCACAGCAGGCGGCGCTGGATCTGGAGGGGATACGACGCTGGAGCCTGGACAGCACGTGGCTGGGGCTGGAGGTGGAAGACAGCGTGGTACTTGGCGGCAAGCCCGAGCATGCGCTGGTGACATTCACCGCGCGCTGGCACGATCAAGACGGCGAACATGCCCATCAGGAGCGCTCGGCTTTCGTTCAATGCAACGGCAAATGGTACTTCATTGATCCAACGGTACCGTTGAAGGCGGGACGCAACGACCCCTGCCCCTGTGGCAGCGGTGCGAAGTTCAAGAAGTGCTGTGCCGCCTATGTCTGA
- the dinG gene encoding ATP-dependent DNA helicase DinG yields MLSTELKSQIQGAYTRFLEAKGLKARYGQRLMIAEVAKVLGTIKTDAEGRRESEPAVVAVEAGTGTGKTVAYSLAAIPTAKAAGKRLVIATATVALQEQIVHKDLPDLMRNSGLNFSFALAKGRGRYLCLSKLDLLLQEGQAQSATAQLFEEEGFRIEVDERSQKLFTSMIEKLAGNRWDGDRDSWPEELGDSDWSQLTTDHSQCTGRHCPNFQQCAFYKAREGMTKVDVIVTNHDMVLADLALGGGAVLPDPRETIYVFDEGHHLPDKAIGHFAHFTRLRSTADWLGQVEKNLTKLLAQHPLPGELGRLVEGIPELARELRTQQQFMFSACEQLADFKAGEDMEGRERPRHRFVGGVVPEHLVELGTELKKGFAKLTDLFTRIAELLKEDMDGETGSGIASHQAEEWYPLFGSLLTRSQGNWELWTAFTVEDPEDSPPMARWLTLAEGGALFDIEVNASPILAAETLRRNLWNVAFGALVTSATLTALNSFDRYRMRAGLPKGAVTAVVPSPFHHADAGVLRVPDLKADPRDAAAHTAAIVRELPALVEGARGTLVLFSSRKQMQDVFDGLERDWRRRVLIQGNLSKQETLNKHKARVDDGESSVLFGLASFAEGVDLPGAYCEHVVIAKIPFAVPDDPVEAALAEWIGARGGNPFMEIAVPDASLRLVQACGRLLRTETDRGTITLLDRRVVTQRYGKAILNALPPFRREIG; encoded by the coding sequence ATGCTCAGCACCGAACTCAAGTCCCAGATCCAGGGCGCCTACACTCGCTTTCTCGAAGCCAAGGGGCTCAAGGCCCGCTATGGCCAGCGACTGATGATCGCCGAAGTGGCCAAGGTGCTCGGCACCATCAAGACCGACGCTGAAGGACGTCGCGAGAGCGAGCCGGCGGTGGTCGCGGTTGAGGCGGGTACCGGTACTGGCAAAACGGTTGCCTACAGCCTCGCAGCGATTCCTACAGCGAAGGCGGCAGGCAAGCGCCTGGTGATCGCCACCGCGACCGTCGCTTTGCAGGAACAGATCGTGCACAAGGACCTGCCGGACCTGATGCGCAACAGCGGGCTGAACTTCAGCTTCGCCCTGGCCAAAGGGCGCGGGCGTTATCTCTGCTTATCCAAGCTGGACCTGTTGCTGCAGGAGGGGCAGGCGCAGAGCGCGACCGCCCAGCTGTTCGAGGAAGAGGGTTTTCGTATCGAGGTCGATGAGCGTAGTCAGAAGCTCTTCACCAGCATGATCGAGAAGCTCGCCGGCAATCGTTGGGATGGAGATCGCGACAGCTGGCCCGAGGAGCTGGGCGATTCTGACTGGTCGCAGCTGACGACCGATCATAGTCAGTGCACGGGCCGGCATTGTCCCAACTTCCAGCAGTGCGCGTTCTACAAGGCGCGAGAGGGCATGACCAAGGTTGACGTGATCGTCACCAATCACGACATGGTGCTTGCCGATCTCGCGCTGGGCGGGGGCGCGGTGCTGCCCGATCCGCGTGAGACGATCTATGTATTCGATGAAGGTCATCACCTGCCGGACAAGGCCATTGGTCATTTCGCCCATTTCACAAGGCTACGCTCGACCGCGGACTGGTTGGGGCAGGTAGAAAAGAATCTGACCAAGCTGCTTGCGCAGCATCCGCTTCCGGGCGAACTCGGTCGACTGGTCGAGGGCATTCCCGAACTGGCGCGCGAGCTGCGTACCCAGCAGCAGTTCATGTTCAGCGCCTGCGAGCAGCTTGCCGACTTCAAGGCTGGCGAAGACATGGAAGGCCGTGAGCGGCCCCGGCATCGCTTCGTCGGTGGCGTGGTGCCGGAGCATCTCGTCGAGCTGGGTACAGAGTTGAAGAAAGGTTTCGCCAAGCTGACCGACCTGTTCACCCGCATCGCCGAGCTGCTCAAAGAGGACATGGATGGTGAAACCGGCAGCGGGATCGCCAGCCATCAGGCCGAGGAGTGGTACCCCCTGTTCGGCAGCTTGCTGACCCGCTCGCAGGGTAATTGGGAGTTGTGGACCGCGTTCACCGTCGAGGATCCGGAAGACAGTCCGCCGATGGCGCGCTGGCTGACGTTGGCCGAAGGTGGTGCGCTGTTCGATATCGAGGTCAATGCCAGCCCGATCCTCGCTGCGGAGACACTGCGGCGCAATCTCTGGAATGTCGCTTTCGGTGCGCTGGTGACTTCGGCGACGCTGACCGCCCTCAATAGCTTCGATCGTTACCGCATGCGGGCTGGCTTGCCAAAGGGCGCCGTCACTGCCGTGGTGCCGAGTCCCTTTCACCATGCCGATGCCGGCGTGCTTCGCGTGCCGGACCTCAAGGCCGATCCGCGCGACGCCGCAGCACACACGGCGGCGATCGTTCGCGAATTGCCAGCATTGGTCGAGGGCGCCCGGGGCACGTTGGTACTGTTTTCCTCACGCAAGCAGATGCAGGACGTGTTCGATGGGCTGGAGCGTGATTGGCGCCGCCGGGTTCTGATCCAGGGCAACCTGTCCAAGCAGGAAACCCTGAACAAACACAAGGCGCGGGTCGACGACGGCGAGTCCAGCGTCTTGTTCGGCCTGGCCAGTTTCGCCGAAGGCGTGGACCTGCCCGGGGCCTACTGCGAGCATGTGGTGATTGCCAAGATTCCGTTCGCTGTGCCGGATGACCCGGTCGAGGCCGCTCTGGCAGAGTGGATCGGAGCGCGTGGCGGCAACCCCTTCATGGAGATCGCTGTGCCGGATGCCTCGCTGCGGTTGGTGCAGGCCTGTGGGCGTCTGCTGCGTACCGAGACGGATCGCGGAACCATCACGCTGCTCGACCGACGGGTGGTAACGCAGCGCTACGGCAAGGCGATTCTCAATGCGCTGCCGCCGTTTCGCCGCGAAATCGGCTGA
- the pdxH gene encoding pyridoxamine 5'-phosphate oxidase, whose product MIQTLADMRRDYTRDGLSEANAPAEPFGLFHQWFTEAMKTEQAPVEPNAMSLATVDADGRPHCRILLLKALDERGFTFFTNYDSAKGQQLQATPFAAMTFFWPTLERQVRIEGRVEKVSQDESDAYFHVRPLGSRLGAWASPQSQVIPDRAALERLLAETEQRFLDKAPHCPPHWGGYRLLPERMEFWQGRASRLHDRLDYRLVANSWQRERLAP is encoded by the coding sequence ATGATCCAGACCCTGGCCGATATGCGCCGTGATTACACCCGTGACGGACTCAGCGAGGCCAATGCCCCCGCCGAGCCTTTCGGTCTGTTCCATCAGTGGTTTACCGAAGCGATGAAGACGGAGCAGGCTCCGGTAGAGCCAAATGCAATGTCGCTGGCAACGGTCGACGCTGACGGTCGTCCGCACTGCCGCATCCTTCTGCTCAAGGCGCTGGATGAGCGCGGCTTCACCTTCTTCACCAACTATGACAGTGCCAAAGGGCAACAGCTGCAGGCGACGCCTTTTGCCGCCATGACATTTTTCTGGCCGACGCTCGAGCGGCAGGTGCGGATCGAGGGGCGGGTGGAGAAGGTCAGCCAAGATGAATCGGATGCCTATTTCCATGTCCGCCCATTGGGCAGCCGGCTGGGAGCCTGGGCCTCGCCGCAAAGTCAGGTCATTCCGGACCGGGCGGCGCTGGAGCGTCTGCTGGCCGAGACTGAACAGCGCTTTCTCGACAAGGCTCCGCATTGCCCTCCGCATTGGGGCGGCTATCGCCTGCTGCCGGAACGGATGGAATTCTGGCAGGGGCGCGCGAGCCGCTTGCATGACCGGCTCGACTACCGCCTGGTCGCCAACAGCTGGCAGCGCGAGCGCCTGGCACCCTGA
- a CDS encoding glycine zipper domain-containing protein, with protein MRKSIFVASFTALALAMGGCASSLTGDTYSRDEARAVQTVRYGTIESLRPVKIEGTKTPIGSGAGAVVGGVAGSGVGGGRGSAVAAVIGAVAGGMLGAAAEEGITRTQGVEITVREDDGNMRAYVQAVEPNQVFRVGQRVRIMTVSGTSRVAP; from the coding sequence ATGCGTAAATCCATTTTTGTCGCTTCCTTCACTGCCTTGGCTTTGGCTATGGGTGGCTGCGCGTCCAGCCTTACTGGAGATACCTATTCTCGAGACGAGGCTCGTGCCGTTCAGACGGTGCGCTATGGAACCATCGAATCCCTGCGTCCGGTCAAGATCGAAGGCACCAAGACGCCCATTGGTTCTGGCGCGGGCGCGGTTGTTGGCGGAGTTGCCGGTAGCGGCGTCGGCGGCGGACGCGGCAGTGCAGTCGCCGCCGTGATCGGTGCGGTGGCGGGTGGCATGCTCGGCGCGGCTGCGGAGGAGGGTATCACCCGCACGCAGGGCGTTGAGATTACCGTTCGTGAGGATGATGGCAACATGCGTGCCTACGTTCAGGCGGTCGAGCCGAATCAGGTGTTCCGGGTCGGGCAGCGGGTGCGCATCATGACTGTCAGTGGCACCAGTCGCGTCGCCCCTTGA
- a CDS encoding DUF6231 family protein, which translates to MTENPVSHTPQQALAAMLDHYAPARLLHVGRSDQPALAAYAECHPECQLERADVAPLPEELAKQRYDLALFADCLEHLPKRSGLELLGSVRNLNASRMAVLVDLEACEWQTTDFYALALQVSDRFQRDGQTLTLFTYDLLQYKQVPDWLNARFWANPEMFGKYWW; encoded by the coding sequence TTGACTGAAAACCCTGTATCGCATACGCCACAGCAAGCGCTTGCGGCGATGCTCGATCACTATGCCCCGGCGCGCCTGTTACACGTGGGGCGCAGCGATCAACCCGCTCTGGCTGCCTACGCCGAATGTCATCCGGAGTGTCAACTCGAGCGCGCCGATGTTGCTCCGCTGCCCGAAGAGCTGGCAAAGCAGCGCTATGACCTGGCGTTGTTCGCCGATTGCCTGGAACATCTGCCAAAACGCAGCGGCCTGGAGCTGCTCGGCAGTGTCCGCAACCTGAACGCCAGCCGCATGGCCGTACTCGTCGATCTCGAAGCCTGCGAATGGCAGACCACCGATTTCTATGCCTTGGCGCTGCAGGTCAGCGACCGCTTCCAGCGCGACGGACAGACCTTGACGCTCTTCACCTACGACCTGCTCCAATACAAGCAGGTTCCAGACTGGCTGAACGCCAGGTTCTGGGCGAACCCAGAAATGTTCGGCAAATACTGGTGGTGA
- the erdR gene encoding response regulator transcription factor ErdR, which translates to MAAYEIIIADDHPLFRSALQQALTMGLGENVRLVEAASIAELETFLNQGADWDLVLLDLNMPGAYGFSGLVLLRGQYPHLPVVMISAQEDAAVVARSREFGASGFIPKSSSLETIQEAVRAVLDGDVWWPSNIQDVANVSDEAKAASAGLASLTPQQFRVLTMVCDGLLNKQIAYELNVSEATIKAHVTAIFRKLGVRTRTQAALLLQQMGSIPTS; encoded by the coding sequence ATGGCTGCTTACGAAATAATCATTGCCGATGATCATCCGCTGTTCCGCAGTGCGCTTCAGCAGGCGCTCACCATGGGGCTGGGGGAAAACGTACGTCTGGTGGAGGCGGCCAGCATCGCCGAACTGGAAACCTTTCTGAACCAGGGCGCCGATTGGGACTTGGTCCTGCTGGATCTGAACATGCCGGGCGCTTATGGCTTTTCCGGTCTGGTGCTGCTCCGCGGGCAATATCCGCATCTGCCGGTGGTGATGATCTCGGCGCAGGAAGACGCGGCGGTTGTTGCGCGCTCCCGCGAGTTTGGTGCCAGCGGCTTCATTCCCAAGTCCAGCTCTCTGGAAACCATCCAGGAGGCGGTGCGCGCGGTGCTGGATGGCGACGTCTGGTGGCCGAGCAACATTCAGGACGTGGCGAACGTCAGCGATGAGGCCAAGGCAGCTAGCGCGGGGCTTGCCAGCCTGACACCGCAGCAGTTCCGTGTGTTGACGATGGTTTGTGATGGCCTGCTGAACAAGCAGATCGCTTATGAACTCAATGTGTCCGAAGCGACCATCAAGGCCCATGTGACCGCGATTTTCCGCAAGCTTGGCGTGCGTACACGAACCCAGGCCGCCTTGCTGCTACAGCAAATGGGCTCCATCCCCACCAGCTGA
- a CDS encoding serine hydrolase domain-containing protein yields the protein MQVQGYFDLRFEAVREAFGSLFEGTQQRGAALCVQIGGETVVDLWAGVADNQGEQVWHSDTLVNLFSCTKTFTAVAALQLVGEGKLELDEPVARVWPEFATNGKAAITLRQLLCHRAGLPAIRRPLPAEALYDWDVMTAALAAEEPWWTPGTDQGYAAMTYGWLVGELLRRVDGCGPGESITRRTAAPLGLDFHVGVDDVDADRVAYLTRTKNDFGDASAQRLFKTLMSESESISTKAFNNPPSIMSSGNKPEWRRMAQPAANGHGNARSLAGFYTGLLQGKLLDEALLREMTRQHSAGEDRTLLAATRFGLGCWLDQPDVANATFGMGAQAFGHPGAGGSIGFADPDRQLAFGFVTNTLGPYVLMDPRAQALARCVAECMR from the coding sequence GTGCAGGTTCAAGGCTATTTCGATCTTCGTTTCGAAGCGGTTCGCGAGGCATTCGGCTCACTGTTCGAAGGCACTCAGCAACGCGGAGCGGCACTCTGCGTGCAGATTGGTGGCGAGACGGTCGTCGATCTCTGGGCGGGCGTTGCCGACAACCAGGGAGAGCAGGTCTGGCACAGCGATACCTTGGTCAACCTGTTTTCCTGTACCAAGACGTTTACCGCAGTCGCTGCGCTGCAGCTGGTCGGCGAGGGCAAGCTGGAGCTGGACGAACCTGTTGCACGTGTATGGCCGGAGTTCGCCACCAATGGCAAGGCCGCCATCACCCTGCGTCAGCTGCTCTGCCATCGAGCGGGTTTGCCGGCAATACGTAGACCGTTGCCCGCAGAAGCACTGTACGACTGGGATGTCATGACCGCGGCGCTGGCCGCCGAAGAACCATGGTGGACGCCTGGCACTGATCAGGGCTACGCCGCGATGACCTATGGTTGGCTGGTGGGCGAGCTGCTGCGTCGTGTCGATGGCTGCGGCCCGGGCGAGTCGATCACACGCCGCACGGCTGCACCACTTGGACTGGATTTCCATGTCGGCGTGGATGATGTGGATGCCGATCGCGTCGCTTATCTCACTCGGACCAAGAACGATTTTGGCGATGCTTCTGCGCAGCGACTGTTCAAGACGCTTATGAGCGAATCGGAGTCAATCAGTACCAAAGCATTCAATAACCCGCCGTCGATCATGAGCAGCGGCAACAAGCCGGAGTGGCGCCGCATGGCGCAGCCAGCCGCCAACGGTCATGGCAATGCGCGTTCGTTGGCGGGGTTCTATACCGGTTTGCTGCAAGGCAAGTTGCTCGACGAGGCGCTGCTGCGCGAGATGACACGCCAGCACAGCGCCGGGGAGGATCGCACCCTGCTGGCCGCCACACGCTTCGGTCTGGGTTGCTGGCTGGATCAGCCGGACGTTGCCAATGCTACATTCGGCATGGGCGCGCAGGCCTTTGGTCACCCGGGCGCTGGAGGCAGCATCGGTTTTGCCGACCCGGATCGCCAGCTGGCATTCGGCTTTGTGACCAATACTCTTGGGCCATATGTTCTGATGGATCCACGTGCACAAGCGTTGGCGCGTTGCGTCGCGGAATGCATGCGATGA
- a CDS encoding OmpA family protein, with amino-acid sequence MTTFLAGCAGVQKQDWPTCAAVGGVTGAALGAIESSSYAGWGALIGGGVAAAYCWANGMEEETVAVVETVEPMPQSQPEPEPASEPVRVELDVKFDFDRDVVKQDSYGDIQNLADFMKEYRQTTTVLEGHTDSVGTDAYNQRLSERRAKAVREVLVNQYGVEGSRVNSVGYGESRPVADNATEEGRAINRRVEAEVEARP; translated from the coding sequence ATGACCACGTTCCTGGCCGGTTGTGCAGGCGTGCAGAAACAGGACTGGCCGACATGTGCGGCCGTAGGTGGCGTGACCGGTGCCGCGCTTGGGGCTATCGAGAGCAGCTCCTATGCCGGTTGGGGTGCGCTGATCGGTGGTGGCGTCGCAGCGGCCTATTGTTGGGCCAACGGCATGGAGGAGGAAACCGTTGCCGTTGTCGAAACGGTTGAGCCGATGCCTCAGTCTCAGCCGGAACCAGAGCCTGCATCCGAGCCGGTTCGCGTCGAGTTGGACGTCAAGTTCGACTTCGATCGCGATGTAGTCAAGCAGGACAGCTACGGCGACATCCAGAACCTGGCCGATTTCATGAAGGAATATCGCCAGACCACCACCGTGCTTGAAGGTCACACCGACTCGGTGGGTACCGATGCCTATAACCAGCGTCTGTCCGAGCGCCGCGCGAAAGCTGTGCGTGAAGTGCTGGTCAATCAGTACGGTGTCGAGGGTAGTCGCGTGAATTCGGTTGGCTACGGCGAATCGCGTCCGGTGGCCGATAACGCGACCGAGGAAGGTCGTGCCATCAACCGTCGCGTAGAGGCCGAAGTCGAAGCGCGTCCTTGA
- the fpr gene encoding ferredoxin-NADP reductase, with protein MSNLNVERVLSVHHWNDTLFSFKTTRNAGLRFENGQFVMIGLEVEGRPLMRAYSIASPNYEEYLEFFSIKVQNGPLTSRLQHLQEGDQIMVSRKPTGTLVLDDLLPGKHLYLLSTGTGLAPFMSVIQDPETYERFEKVVLVHGVRYVNEVAYREFITEHLPQNEFFGEAVKEKLIYYPTVTREAFENQGRLTELMRSGKLFSDIGLPPINPQDDRAMICGSPSMLDETSQVLNSFGLSVSPRMGDPGHYLIERAFVEK; from the coding sequence ATGAGTAACCTGAACGTTGAGCGCGTTCTCAGTGTGCATCACTGGAACGACACGCTGTTCAGCTTCAAGACTACCCGTAATGCAGGGCTGCGCTTCGAGAACGGCCAGTTCGTCATGATCGGCCTGGAAGTCGAGGGTCGTCCGCTGATGCGCGCCTACAGTATCGCCAGTCCGAACTACGAAGAGTACCTGGAGTTCTTCAGCATCAAGGTGCAGAACGGTCCGCTGACGTCACGGCTGCAGCATCTGCAGGAAGGCGACCAGATCATGGTCAGCCGCAAACCGACCGGAACTCTGGTGCTCGACGATCTGCTGCCGGGTAAGCACCTCTATCTGCTAAGCACAGGCACTGGGCTGGCGCCGTTCATGAGTGTCATCCAGGATCCGGAAACCTATGAGCGATTCGAAAAGGTCGTGCTGGTGCATGGGGTTCGCTACGTCAACGAAGTCGCCTATCGCGAGTTCATCACCGAGCACTTGCCGCAGAACGAATTCTTCGGTGAAGCGGTAAAGGAAAAGCTGATCTATTACCCCACGGTCACCCGCGAGGCATTCGAGAACCAGGGTCGCCTGACCGAACTGATGCGAAGCGGCAAGCTGTTCAGCGATATCGGACTTCCACCGATCAATCCGCAGGATGATCGGGCAATGATCTGCGGCAGCCCCAGCATGCTGGACGAAACCAGCCAGGTGCTGAACAGCTTCGGCTTGAGCGTCTCGCCGCGCATGGGCGATCCAGGCCATTACCTGATCGAGCGCGCCTTCGTCGAGAAGTGA